In Rosa chinensis cultivar Old Blush chromosome 1, RchiOBHm-V2, whole genome shotgun sequence, a genomic segment contains:
- the LOC112196019 gene encoding protein RESPONSE TO LOW SULFUR 2, with protein sequence MAVTKQVPQVEDDKSLKKRNEELERELRKSQEREERMKAELQKTFERLRVAEEAEERLCSQLGELEAEAVDQARSDHARILSLMNQLSQAQRLLQSAAVSLPLEFASK encoded by the coding sequence ATGGCCGTGACGAAGCAAGTTCCTCAGGTGGAAGACGACAAGTCGCTGAAGAAGAGAAACGAAGAGCTGGAGAGAGAGCTCAGGAAGAGCCAGGAGAGGGAGGAGAGGATGAAGGCCGAGTTACAGAAGACGTTTGAGAGGCTCAGAGTGGCAGAGGAGGCGGAGGAGAGGCTATGCTCACAGCTCGGTGAGCTAGAGGCGGAGGCCGTCGATCAGGCGCGTTCAGATCACGCGAGGATTCTATCCCTTATGAACCAGCTTTCTCAGGCACAGCGTCTCCTCCAGTCCGCCGCCGTTTCTCTTCCATTAGAATTCGCCTCCAAATGA
- the LOC112185007 gene encoding autophagy-related protein 13a: MDFQNSYQPESGKLEQIVSQFLLKSLHIILDSRVPSLHPHDRSGELSLNSRVRKSDKWFNLVLGDRPAALENLNFWHRNVMDPMIIDIILVHAGSNSSSVDNLFGNSGAGPSVETIIERWVVQYETPRVVANQTGDSLAYKKTYKKSIVLLRALYSYMRLLPAYRIFRQLSTSRQTYDFDIIYKVSSLRDPFSRAEEEMMQEFSFAPVEANPGRLSLSVTYRKMLSDFNLEPSTPMPPKIITDYVGSPATDPLRSFPSSVRGDRPTSFPLGPSSTGPFQRPHSWTSGFHRPPYVGQYKPVVGSPPVYRASPMSHDVGSPPIDTYTNRVQNYRVPSHSKTPSYDEYQLSPPFSASPSPSPPTYLSSGSFGPMQTRIRSETAPVSIPNPMGGKGSRYLSPNFSDPSRNSLPPLSLRSTRNEPSSQESPSGIRAFRKLDGSRAGDMHPGFQKVKDSRDDSGRFSGLLSSSGSPRIGFSRSSSRLSFQDDMDDCEFSCPFDVDDVDTTDFHASQNDGKKASEFTSQSLPIGRKSPGAAVGVLVHMLRTAPPLRQDSSCYSSDSMKPEHEEGVTTASGFFMPRKTSDALEELRSYREMKDLLISKSGMRVLTKEEA, translated from the exons ATGGATTTTCAGAACAGTTATCAGCCTGAATCAGGGAAATTGGAACAGATTGTTTCCCAATTTCTTCTCAAAAGCTTGCATATTATTTTGGATTCTAGGGTACCTTCTCTTCACCCGCATGATCGCAGTGGAGAGCTTTCATTGAATTCTCGGGTGAGGAAGAGTGACAAATGGTTCAACTTAGTACTAGGGGACCGTCCTGCAGCTCTTGAGAATTTGAACTTTTGGCACAGAAATGTGATGGATCCGATGATAATCGACATCATACTTGTTCATGCGGGGTCTAATTCTTCATCAGTTGACAATCTGTTTGGGAATTCGGGGGCTGGTCCATCTGTTGAAACAATCATTGAGAGGTGGGTTGTTCAGTATGAAACTCCTAGGGTTGTGGCTAATCAAACTGGTGACAGTTTAGCATACAAGAAGACATATAAGAAGTCAATTGTACTTTTACGTGCTCTTTATTCATATATGAGGCTTCTCCCAGCTTATAGGATCTTTAGACAGCTAAGTACATCTCGTCAGACTTATGATTTTGATATCATTTACAAGGTGTCTTCACTAAGAGATCCCTTCTCAAGGGCGGAGGAGGAAATGATGCAGGAGTTCAGTTTTGCTCCTGTAGAGGCCAATCCTGGCCGCCTTTCTTTGTCTGTGACTTATCGTAAAATGCTGTCTGATTTCAATCTTGAGCCTTCAACACCTATGCCACCAAAGATAATTACAGATTATGTTGGTAGTCCTGCTACTGACCCCTTGAGGTCTTTCCCCTCATCAGTGAGGGGTGATCGCCCAACTTCCTTTCCATTGGGACCTTCATCTACCGGACCATTTCAGCGTCCACACAGCTGGACAAGTGGCTTCCATAGACCACCTTATGTTGGGCAGTATAAACCTGTAGTTGGATCTCCACCTGTATATCGTGCATCCCCTATGTCCCATGATGTTGGATCTCCTCCTATTGATACATATACTAACAGAGTTCAAAACTATAGAGTTCCAAGTCATTCAAAGACTCCTAGTTATGATGAGTATCAGCTTTCACCTCCATTTTCAGCATCTCCATCCCCATCACCACCAACATACTTGTCTAGTGGCAGTTTTGGTCCTATGCAAACACGAATTCGTTCAGAAACTGCCCCCGTAAGCATCCCTAATCCAATGGGGGGTAAGGGCTCCAGATACCTTTCTCCCAATTTTTCTGATCCAAGTAGAAATTCCCTTCCTCCTTTATCTCTGAGAAGCACAAGAAATGAACCTTCCTCACAAGAGTCTCCATCTGGAATAAGGGCATTTAGAAAACTAGACGGTTCAAGGGCTGGAGATATGCACCCTGGTTTTCAAAAG gTGAAAGACAGCAGAGATGATTCGGGCCGGTTCTCAGGATTGTTGTCCTCCAGTGGCTCACCACGCATTGGTTTTTCTAGAAGCTCCAGTAGATTATCTTTTCAAGATGATATGGATGATTGTGAGTTCTCATGCCCTTTCGATGTGGATGATGTTGACACAACCGACTTTCACGCCAG TCAAAACGATGGCAAAAAAGCTTCAGAGTTTACTTCCCAGTCATTGCCAATTGGTAGAAAGTCACCAGGTGCTGCTGTTGGCGTTCTTGTTCACATGCTAAGAACAGCTCCGCCCCTGCGCCAAGATTCAAGCTGTTACTCTTCTGACTCCATGAAGCCTGAACACGAGGAAGGAGTTACTACAGCTTCTGGTTTCTTTATGCCTCGAAAGACTTCTGATGCCCTGGAGGAGCTCAGAAGTTACagagaaatgaaagaccttCTAATTTCAAAGAGTGGAATGAGGGTGCTCACCAAAGAAGAGGCATAA
- the LOC112185027 gene encoding zinc finger-containing ubiquitin peptidase 1: protein MIGFDRMSAMDSSSSSCPFCNLTVPSSQLERHANSHFEVEDEQLAMDLEFAQQLALEPSSPPSMNNQTIRDLPLARFHGQCSMEESISCLAALQTRTTFHEIEGGVMALLRECLELEPRDTTTFLCGYTDHIQSIRSEDSGWGCGWRNIQMLSSHLLMQRQETREVLFGGAGFVPDIPSLQRWLEIAWEKGFDAAGSDQFANKIYGLKRWIGTTECAAIFRSFGLRARIVDFGPKELEPYYHSLPGSRLGEEVKRIHNGGKRKAIQVCGPMDRYLPERSHDINQASSSCREKSSCSTSHIGDSWGRKSNYNSGNKFSKKSKGHQVLMDWIWNYFNDGNVTKTGNHQVIVSDKTPLYFQHDGHSRTIVGIQVKNQHNGMQQHTLLILDPGHRTADLERSLKEKRGWQKFIKRGVHTLRKPQYQLCYIDPGISSGDEVELLKTLDSVFLEL, encoded by the exons ATGATTGGTTTTGATCGCATGAGTGCTATGgattcttcttcgtcttcttgcCCCTTCTGTAATCTCACAGTTCCATCCTCACAACTTGAACG GCATGCCAATAGTCACTTTGAGGTTGAAGATGAGCAACTGGCTATGGACTTGGAGTTTGCCCAGCAACTTGCTTTGGAACCTTCTTCTCCACCGTCCATG AATAATCAAACAATCAGAGACTTGCCATTAGCAAGATTTCATGGACAATGTAGCATGGAGGAAAGTATCTCCTGCCTGGCTGCTTTACAGACTAGAACCACTTTCCATGAAATTGAAGGTGGTGTGATGGCTCTGCTGAGAGAGTGTTTGGAGTTAGAACCTAGAGATACAACGACTTTTTTGTGTGGTTATACAGATCATATTCAGAGCATTCGATCTGAGGATTCTGGGTGGGGTTGTGGGTGGCGTAACATCCAAATGCTTAGCTCCCATTTGCTTATGCAAAGGCAAGAGACTCGAGAAGTTTTGTTTGGTGGTGCAGGATTTGTTCCTGATATCCCATCACTCCAAAGATGGCTTGAGATTGCTTGGGAAAAGGGATTTGATGCAGCTGGCTCTGATCAGTTTGCTAACAAAATTTATGGCTTGAAAAGATGGATTGGAACAACTGAATGTGCTGCTATTTTCCGTTCTTTTGGGCTGCGAGCAAGGATAGTGGATTTTGGTCCTAAGGAACTCGAACCATATTATCATTCTCTTCCTGGTTCAAGGCTTGGGGAAGAGGTCAAGAGAATACATAATGGTGGGAAGAGGAAAGCAATTCAGGTTTGTGGACCGATGGATAGATATTTGCCAGAAAGGAGTCATGATATTAACCAAGCAAGTTCCAGTTGCCGTGAAAAGTCGAGTTGTTCTACTAGCCATATAGGTGATTCTTGGGGTAGGAAAAGTAATTATAATTCGGGAAATAAGTTTTCAAAGAAAAGCAAGGGTCATCAGGTTCTCATGGATTGGATCTGGAATTACTTTAATGATGGTAACGTTACCAAAACGGGCAATCACCAGGTCATTGTTAGTGACAAAAC ACCCTTGTACTTTCAGCATGATGGGCATTCGAGAACCATTGTTGGGATTCAAGTCAAAAATCAACATAACGGGATGCAGCAACACACTCTCTTAATTTTGGACCCTGGTCAT AGAACGGCAGACCTGGAAAGATCTCTGAAGGAAAAGAGAGGATGGCAGAAGTTTATAAAAAGAGGAGTTCACACACTGAGAAAGCCACAGTACCAG TTGTGTTATATTGATCCTGGCATTTCAAGTGGAGATGAAGTGGAGTTGCTCAAGACTCTAGATAGTGTTTTTCTTGAACTCTAG
- the LOC112185014 gene encoding LOW QUALITY PROTEIN: ABC transporter B family member 19 (The sequence of the model RefSeq protein was modified relative to this genomic sequence to represent the inferred CDS: substituted 2 bases at 2 genomic stop codons), with amino-acid sequence MVQPQPHEELMQHMEKKKQAIDEDVETKGSSSETLGFSKLLSYADGWDWIMMGLGTLGSVVHGMAFPVGYLLLGRALDAFGNNINDTPAMVKALNKVIPYVWYMAFATFPAGILEVGCWMYSSERQVARLRLAYLRAVLSQEVGAFDTDLTSGKVITGISNHTSIIHSAIGETLGHFLSSFATFFSGILIAAICCWEVALLTLLVVPLILAIGATYTKKMNAVSAARMLYLAEATSMVEQTICQIKTVYAFVGENSAIKSFSNCMAKQYLLSKGEALVKGVGTGMLQSVTFISWAIIIWVGAVVVTAKRASGGDIIAAVMCILFGAISLTYAAPDMQVFNQAKAAGTEVFKVINRKPAISYDSPGKELDKIYGNIDIHGVYFSYPSRPDRAILQGFSLSIPAGKTVAFVGSSGCGKSTIISVVARFYDPPKGKILIDNHNIKDLDLKFLRKNIGAVSQEPSLFAGTIADNMKVGKMDAEDVEIQKASVMANVHTFISQLPDQYSTEVGQRGVQLSGGQKQRIAIARAILKNPPILLLDEATSALDSESEKVVQEALDKAMQGRTVILIAHRLSTIVNADIIAVVENGQVSETGTHRSLLESSKFYNNLFNMQNLNPVHESRXITLKLSTVXDGPSEEHESIHQKNSPEQITRAKEPHSDQYPNQPPKQDEEEIRKQTIFFRIWFGLKTRELVKIAIGSFAAAFSGISKPVFGYYIITIGVAYYHPDAKRKVSKYSITFALIGFISLFSHTLQHYFFGMVGEKAMTNLRRALYSGVLRNEIGWYENPENGIGQLTSRIINDTSMVKLVIADRMSVIVQCISSILIATIVSMVVNWRMGLVAWAVMPCHFIGGLIQAKSAKGFAGDSAAAHNELVSLASESAQNIRTVASFCHEDHILKKAEISLETPKRMSRKESIKYGIIQGVSLCLWNIAHAVALWYTTVLVHKNQSSFKDGIRSYQIFSLTVPSITELWTLIPTVISAINVLTPAFETLDRKTAIDPSTPETSNWDRIKGNIEFQNVEFNYPLRPEVSILNNFSVQIEAGKKVALVGPSGAGKSSVLALLLRFYDPLKGKILIDGKEIREYNLRWLRTQIGLVQQEPLLFSSSIRHNICYGNESASETEIVEVSKEANIDEFISNLPDGYETVVGEKGCQLSGGQKQRIAIARTLLKRPAILLLDEATSALDAESEKSVVSALEAINLKKNGGLLSKTTQITVAHRLSTIIKSDIIVVMDKGEIVEMGSHSTLITASEGVYSRLYQIQSMGEE; translated from the exons ATGGTTCAACCTCAACCCCACGAAGAACTCATGCAGCATatggaaaagaagaaacaagCAATCGATGAGGATGTTGAGACGAAGGGAAGCTCATCCGAAACGTTGGGATTCAGTAAGCTGCTAAGCTATGCGGACGGATGGGATTGGATTATGATGGGATTGGGGACGTTGGGTTCTGTTGTCCATGGTATGGCTTTTCCAGTTGGATATCTACTGCTCGGCAGAGCACTCGATGCTTTTGGGAACAATATCAACGACACACCTGCCATGGTTAAAGCACTGAACAAG GTTATTCCATATGTGTGGTACATGGCCTTCGCCACATTTCCGGCTGGAATACTTG AAGTTGGATGCTGGATGTATTCAAGTGAAAGACAAGTGGCACGTCTAAGACTAGCATATCTAAGAGCAGTGCTCAGCCAGGAGGTTGGGGCTTTCGATACAGACTTAACCAGTGGAAAAGTGATCACCGGAATTAGTAACCACACTAGTATCATACACAGTGCAATCGGAGAGACG TTGGGGCATTTTCTGTCAAGTTTCGCAACTTTCTTTTCGGGGATTTTGATTGCTGCAATATGCTGTTGGGAAGTTGCACTGCTTACCTTGTTGGTTGTTCCTTTGATTCTTGCAATCGGAGCCACTTATACTAAGAAGATGAATGCTGTCTCGGCTGCTAGGATGCTTTACCTGGCGGAAGCTACCTCTATGGTAGAACAG ACCATATGTCAAATCAAAACAGTATATGCATTCGTTGGAGAAAACTCGGCAATCAAATCTTTCTCAAACTGCATGGCCAAACAGTATTTGCTAAGCAAAGGGGAGGCTCTAGTAAAGGGAGTTGGAACAGGAATGCTTCAATCTGTGACCTTCATTTCCTGGGCTATCATCATTTGGGTTGGTGCTGTTGTAGTCACTGCCAAGAGGGCAAGCGGTGGAGATATTATAGCCGCTGTCATGTGCATTCTCTTTGGAGCCAT ATCACTCACTTATGCTGCGCCGGACATGCAAGTCTTCAATCAAGCAAAGGCTGCAGGAACTGAAGTTTTCAAGGTGATCAATAGAAAGCCAGCTATAAGTTATGATTCACCAGGGAAGGAACTTGACAAGATTTACGGCAACATTGACATACATGGTGTTTACTTTTCCTACCCTTCCCGGCCTGACAGAGCCATCCTTCAAGGCTTTTCATTGTCAATCCCAGCAGGAAAAACTGTAGCCTTTGTGGGCAGCAGTGGCTGTGGAAAGAGTACTATCATCTCAGTAGTCGCAAGATTCTATGATCCGCCAAAAG GGAAGATTCTGATTGACAACCACAACATCAAGGATCTTGACTTGAAATTCCTGAGGAAAAACATAGGAGCTGTTTCGCAGGAACCATCACTGTTTGCAGGCACCATTGCGGACAACATGAAAGTCGGTAAGATGGATGCAGAAGATGTAGAGATCCAGAAAGCATCAGTGATGGCAAATGTACACACTTTCATATCTCAACTTCCAGATCAGTACTCCACAGAG GTAGGACAAAGGGGAGTCCAGTTATCTGGAGGCCAGAAGCAGAGAATCGCCATAGCAAGAGCCATTCTCAAGAATCCTCCTATTCTTCTGCTTGATGAGGCAACAAGTGCTCTTGACTCGGAATCTGAGAAGGTGGTTCAAGAAGCACTTGACAAGGCTATGCAAGGAAGGACAGTCATCTTGATAGCGCACAGACTATCAACTATTGTTAATGCAGATATTATTGCGGTTGTGGAAAATGGACAAGTTTCAGAAACAGGAACTCACCGGAGCTTACTTGAAAGCAGCAAATTCTACAACAACTTATTTAACATGCAGAACCTCAACCCAGTTCATGAGTCTAGGTAAATTACACTTAAACTATCTACTGTAT AAGATGGTCCCTCTGAAGAACATGAAAGCATCCACCAAAAGAACTCACCTGAACAGATAACACGAGCTAAGGAGCCCCACAGCGACCAGTATCCTAATCAGCCTCCCAAGCAAGACGAAGAggaaataagaaaacaaaccaTATTCTTCAGAATCTGGTTTGGCTTGAAAACGAGAGAACTCGTAAAGATTGCTATTGGTTCTTTTGCAGCAGCTTTCTCTGGCATATCAAAGCCTGTCTTTGGGTATTACATTATAACAATAGGAGTAGCATACTACCACCCAGATGCTAAAAGAAAAGTCTCAAAATATTCAATCACCTTCGCTCTAATTGGATTCATTTCGTTGTTCTCTCACACCTTGCAACATTACTTCTTTGGAATGGTTGGAGAGAAGGCCATGACAAACCTGAGACGTGCTCTCTATTcag GTGTGCTACGCAATGAAATTGGATGGTATGAGAACCCTGAGAATGGCATTGGACAGCTCACCTCAAGGATCATCAATGACACTTCAATGGTTAAACTGGTAATTGCTGACCGGATGTCTGTCATTGTTCAGTGCATCTCCTCCATACTGATTGCAACCATTGTGAGCATGGTTGTCAACTGGAGAATGGGGTTGGTAGCTTGGGCTGTGATGCCTTGCCACTTCATTGGCGGTCTCATTCAAGCCAAGTCTGCCAAGGGTTTTGCAGGAGACTCAGCTGCTGCACATAATGAACTTGTTTCTCTTGCTTCTGAGTCTGCACAAAACATAAGAACCGTTGCGTCGTTTTGCCATGAAGATCATATACTCAAAAAAGCCGAAATATCTCTGGAAACACCCAAGAGAATGAGCAGGAAAGAAAGTATCAAGTATGGCATAATTCAGGGAGTTTCTCTTTGCTTATGGAACATTGCACATGCTGTGGCATTGTGGTACACAACAGTTTTGGTTCATAAAAATCAATCGAGCTTCAAAGATGGCATAAGATCATACCAGATTTTCTCTCTCACAGTACCTTCAATCACAGAATTGTGGACATTGATTCCCACTGTCATTTCTGCCATCAATGTACTCACTCCTGCATTCGAGACCCTTGACCGCAAAACTGCAATAGATCCATCTACACCAGAAACTTCAAATTGGGACAGAATCAAAGGGAACATTGAATTTCAAAACGTTGAGTTTAATTACCCTTTGAGACCAGAAGTAAGTATCCTGAACAACTTCAGTGTACAAATTGAAGCTGGTAAAAAGGTAGCTCTTGTCGGTCCAAGTGGAGCTGGAAAATCTTCAGTTCTGGCCCTTCTGCTAAGATTTTATGATCCCTTGAAAGGTAAGATACTCATTGATGGAAAGGAGATAAGGGAATACAATTTGAGATGGCTGAGAACACAAATAGGGTTGGTGCAACAAGAGCCTCTTCTTTTTAGCTCCTCAATCAGACACAATATCTGCTACGGGAACGAAAGTGCTTCTGAAACTGAGATTGTGGAGGTATCAAAGGAAGCAAACATTGATGAGTTCATAAGTAATTTGCCTGATGGATATGAAACAGTTGTCGGGGAGAAGGGATGCCAACTTTCAGGAGGACAAAAGCAAAGAATAGCCATAGCTAGAACACTGCTAAAGAGGCCTGCAATTTTGCTTCTGGATGAAGCAACAAGTGCCCTTGATGCTGAATCTGAGAAATCTGTGGTGAGTGCATTGGAAGCgataaatttgaaaaagaatGGGGGCCTGCTGTCAAAAACCACACAGATTACAGTTGCACATAGGCTTTCCACAATAATAAAGTCGGATATCATTGTTGTCATGGACAAAGGTGAGATTGTGGAGATGGGATCCCACTCAACCCTAATAACAGCATCTGAGGGAGTTTATTCAAGATTATATCAGATACAGAGCATGGGAGAAGAGTAA